The window AAATACTCCCCGGAGCTGTAAATTGGATGACATCCGGCAAGGGAATTGTGCATTCAGAACGGACACCGGAATATTTGAGAACGTCTGAGAAGCATATGCACGGGTTGCAGATTTGGGTAGCCTTACCCAAGGAACTCGAATTTATGGAGCCAACATTTACCCATATAGAAAAAGAAGATTTGCCTTTCTGGGAAAAAGACGGCGTACAGTATAAATTGATAGCCGGAAAAGCCTTCGGAAAAGTATCACCGGTACCGGTTCATAGCGAACTTTATTTTATTGAAATAAAAAACGATAAAGATGCTAAAGTTAATATAGGTGAACACCTGTATGGCGAAAGTGCGCTCTACATATTGGAAGGAGCAGTAGCCAGTGATGGAAATGTATACGAGCCAAAACAAATAATGGTTGCCAAAGACGCTACGCTTTGTGAGTTTGAAATAAAGGCAAACACAACGGTCTATGTTTTTGGAGGAAATCCTTTTCCGGAAGAACGACATATTTACTGGAATTTTGTGGCTACAGATAAGAAAACCATCGAAAGGGCCAAGAGCGATTGGAATGCAAAACGCTTTCCGACAATTCCCAATGATCAAGGAGCACTTGTACCATTGCCCCCGGAAAGAAAAGAAGGACTGAAACGTAAATAATTAAAAAGAGGTTTTTAATGAGACCGATATAGTTAAAATAACCGTTGGAGGTTACATGCGACAAAAAATAATAAACAGATGAAAACAGTATTGCATAAAAGCGGAACAAGAGGACACGCCAGTCATGGCTGGTTAGATAGTTACCACACCTTTAGTTTTGCAAATTACCACAACCCAGAAAGAGTACATTTCGGGGCATTAAGAGTTTTAAACGATGATACCGTTTCCGGAGGAATGGGATTTGGCACCCATCCTCACGAAAATATGGAAATAGTGTCCATTCCTTTGGCAGGAGCGCTGGAGCATAAAGACAGTATGGGCAACCTGGGGGTTATAAACAAAGGAGATATCCAGGTAATGAGTGCAGGAACAGGCGTCTATCACAGCGAATACAATAAGAATAAAGATGAAGAAGTAAAATTTCTTCAGATATGGGTATTCCCTAATAAAAGAGGGGTAGAACCGAGGTATGATCAAATGACCTTGAAAGAAGAAGACAGGCATAATACATTACAAGAAGTTATCTCACCGGGATTCGATACGGGTTTATGGCTACATCAGGAAGCCTGGTTTTATCTAGGCAAATTAGATAAAGGGAATTCTCAAACCTATCGGCTGAAAAAGGATACCAATGGAGTATATGTATTTGTATTGGAAGGAGAAATAACAGCAGGAGATCAGATACTTGGCAAAAGGGACGGATATGGCATCTGGGAAACAGATGAGTTTGAAATAAACGTAAGCGAAAATACTGAAGTCCTTCTGATGGAAGTACCGATGGAAATATAGCCTGGGTAGTATCGGCGATCAAGATGTTTGATAAAAGCCCCCTTTACGGTTTTTAAAATGAAGAACGTCTTGGAAGCGTCGGGAGTTGCGCTTTTCGGTGTTGATAAGTGATACAAAAACAAAAGAGGGTGTCTGAAAAGTTATTTTTAAACTGGATGTCAGGTTGCGCTTTTCGGCCATTGCTCAGGATAAACTAAAGTCGAACCCCGTAGATAAGCAACTGTTATTAGTTTTCGATAGCTACACTATGTACTTTTAATGAAGATATACTTTCATTTCAGTAATGCCCGGACTGACAATGCTTATCTCTTTTCAGACACCCTCTTTTGCCTCTGATATAAAGTGAATTTTTCTATTTACGGACTTTGGAACGTTTTGTTTTTTTTCCTTTTTTAGGATGTACCAAAGTCATTTCACCGATCAGGTTATCAGCACCGGCATATTTATCTATGATGAATAATACATAGCGGATGTCAACCATAATGTTTCTGCAGATTGCAGGATCATAGTATATGTCACTCATTGTACCTTCCCATACACGGTCGAAATTCAACCCTATAAGATTACCGTTAGCATCTATGGCTGGACTTCCTGAATTACCGCCGGTGGTATGGTTGGTGCCGATAAAATTTACCGGAAGTTTGCCATTGTCTGCATAATCGCCATAATCTTTATTATTGTAGAGTTCTATAAGCTTTTCAGGAACATCAAATTCATAATCCTCAGGAACATACTTTTCCATAACGCCCTCCAGATAAGTTACAGGCTCGTAAGAAACAGCATCTTTAGGATCATATCCTTTTACTTTTCCGTATGTAACACGGAGAGTGCTGTTCGCATCCGGAAATATTCGGGCATCTTTAGGGCTTAACTCCAGTAATGCCTTCATATAATCACGCTGTAGTGCCTGGATCTGTAAATCTAATTGATAGTAAGTGGGTTCAACTTTGGTATGATATGTCTTTGCAATATCATAAGCTAAGGTATAGCCGGGATCTTTACTCAGTTTTTCTAAAACTTCGTTAGCATCACCTTCCAGCAAGCTTTTTAGCTTTTCCAGGCTCGTTAGGGCAGATTCCGTATATATTTTAGAAGTTACTGCTTCTACGTCAATATTTTTCAATGATTCAGGTAAGAATTCTTCAGGGATTCCTGAAGCGTATATATCAATCAGTTTTTCAAATACCTTCTCATCTACATTTTTATTATAATTTTTATAAGTAGATGTCAGTCGGGGTAGTATATTATCCTTTCTGGCCATGAACGATTGTTCCCCCTTATTTTTATAAGCTAATTCAAGTTGAACTAGCTGATAACCGATCGTAAGGAGTTCTACATTTCTGTTGGCGATTTCAAAAAAGTAATCCCTGCTAAGGGCATAAGGGGCTATTTCCTTATAGTATTTATCAAATTCAGGTAAGATATGGCCGTATTCATTTGATTTACCTGCTTTTTTAACGCTTTCAATAAAAGCTTTTTCCTGTGCTTTTTTAATAGCAATGGCATTCGATTTTTTGAGTCCCTGACTTTCACCGATCCATTTTTTCCAGTAATTGGCAATACGTGCATATTTAGAAGCATATTGTATTTTAATTTGCTGATCACTACGCATAAACTCATCCTGAACCTTTAAGGCGGCATCTCTGATAGCTATTTTAGCCGGATTAAGCTCTTCGACAATCTGTTCGACAGCTACAGCAGGTAAATATTCCTGGGTACGTCCCGGAAAACCAAAAACAAGGGTGAAATCATCTTCTGAGACACCATCAAGTGATATCGGTAAATAATGTTTTGGCGTATAAGGAACGTTATCTTTTGAGTATTCGGCCGGTCGGTTGTTTTTATCAGCATAAATTCTGAAAAGAGAAAAATCTCCTGTATGTCTTGGCCAAACCCAGTTATCGGTATCTGAGCCAAACTTACCTATAGAAGACGGAGGTGTGCCCACTAAACGAATATCTTTAAAGGTCTCAACGACAAACAACATATATTGATTTCCTTCGTAAAAAGTTTTAATCCTGTTTTCCTGCCAGCTTTCTTTCGGATATGTTTTTGAAAGACTACTGATATTAGCTTGAATTTTTTGTTGTTTCGCTTCTTCTGAAGCAAGTGTATGTGTACCTTCTAAAACCTGTTGTGTAACATCGTCTATTTTAACGATAAAAGTCACCGATACCCCGGGGTTAGGTAGTTCTTCATCGAAACTACGTGCCCAGAACCCATCGGTCAGATAATCATTTTCCAAAGTAGAGTGCGATTGGATCATGCCATAACCGCAGTGATGATTTGTAAGAAGAAGTCCTTTCGGAGATATTACCTCCGATGTACATCCGCCGTTAAAATGGGGGACTGCGTCTTTAAGACTGGAGTTGTTTACATCGTAAATGTCTTTCGCCGACATTTGCATTCCCAGTTCTTTCATTTCTTTTTCATTCATCCCTTCTAAAAGCGAAGGGATCCACATGCCGCCTTGTTGGGCAAACAATGGAAAAGCTGCCAGTAAAAACAGTAGTTTTATATACTTCATAGTATGTGTTTTTTAAAGTTCCGCAATATAAAACTTTTCATGCA of the Zhouia spongiae genome contains:
- a CDS encoding pirin family protein, coding for MKTVLHKSGTRGHASHGWLDSYHTFSFANYHNPERVHFGALRVLNDDTVSGGMGFGTHPHENMEIVSIPLAGALEHKDSMGNLGVINKGDIQVMSAGTGVYHSEYNKNKDEEVKFLQIWVFPNKRGVEPRYDQMTLKEEDRHNTLQEVISPGFDTGLWLHQEAWFYLGKLDKGNSQTYRLKKDTNGVYVFVLEGEITAGDQILGKRDGYGIWETDEFEINVSENTEVLLMEVPMEI
- a CDS encoding pirin family protein; amino-acid sequence: MSNIQLIIEERAADIGNFLVGRLLPFRKKRMVGPFIFIDHMGPAILKEYQNIDVGPHPHIGLSTLTYLFEGSMMHRDSLGTEIEILPGAVNWMTSGKGIVHSERTPEYLRTSEKHMHGLQIWVALPKELEFMEPTFTHIEKEDLPFWEKDGVQYKLIAGKAFGKVSPVPVHSELYFIEIKNDKDAKVNIGEHLYGESALYILEGAVASDGNVYEPKQIMVAKDATLCEFEIKANTTVYVFGGNPFPEERHIYWNFVATDKKTIERAKSDWNAKRFPTIPNDQGALVPLPPERKEGLKRK
- a CDS encoding S46 family peptidase; its protein translation is MKYIKLLFLLAAFPLFAQQGGMWIPSLLEGMNEKEMKELGMQMSAKDIYDVNNSSLKDAVPHFNGGCTSEVISPKGLLLTNHHCGYGMIQSHSTLENDYLTDGFWARSFDEELPNPGVSVTFIVKIDDVTQQVLEGTHTLASEEAKQQKIQANISSLSKTYPKESWQENRIKTFYEGNQYMLFVVETFKDIRLVGTPPSSIGKFGSDTDNWVWPRHTGDFSLFRIYADKNNRPAEYSKDNVPYTPKHYLPISLDGVSEDDFTLVFGFPGRTQEYLPAVAVEQIVEELNPAKIAIRDAALKVQDEFMRSDQQIKIQYASKYARIANYWKKWIGESQGLKKSNAIAIKKAQEKAFIESVKKAGKSNEYGHILPEFDKYYKEIAPYALSRDYFFEIANRNVELLTIGYQLVQLELAYKNKGEQSFMARKDNILPRLTSTYKNYNKNVDEKVFEKLIDIYASGIPEEFLPESLKNIDVEAVTSKIYTESALTSLEKLKSLLEGDANEVLEKLSKDPGYTLAYDIAKTYHTKVEPTYYQLDLQIQALQRDYMKALLELSPKDARIFPDANSTLRVTYGKVKGYDPKDAVSYEPVTYLEGVMEKYVPEDYEFDVPEKLIELYNNKDYGDYADNGKLPVNFIGTNHTTGGNSGSPAIDANGNLIGLNFDRVWEGTMSDIYYDPAICRNIMVDIRYVLFIIDKYAGADNLIGEMTLVHPKKGKKTKRSKVRK